CAAAGTAACATTCACCGGATATACCTGCCAGGATCAACTTCATGATGTCAACTTATTAAGCAGTAACTTTATACAAGTTCATCCACTATCTTGATATACTGGGAGCATCTTATCATGAAACATTGTTAAGGGGACAAAGTGCAGGTTGTCGACCCCTTTGTTGTatacatgaagaattctagtaccTTTTGGAAGACGTAATTCTTGGATGGAAAGTTTTCCCAGACTATGGTTTTTGTAACTTGATATGGATATGATACTGTGAACATTTGCATGAAATGTTATCGTATGTGATTATATGGAAGAAGGCATTGTATACAGCATTCTCCAAAGCCATTTCATGCTGGTAGATCATGTGAGCAGACCAACAATGATGTAGTTGATGTATTTATATATCATTAGTGAGCATTCCTAATGTTTGCTTTGCTGCCTTTGGATAGGTTTTAAATCAATGACTTCTCATCATAAACTCTTGCATGGATACAACCACCACAACGCCAAATGTCTGGTTAAGCCAATGATGGAATAGAGGGCTCCGGGGGTGGCTTCGGTGAGGTAGAGGGTCGGTGGTAGCCCTCACACTTAGGTGCGGTGCAGGGCAGGGCACAGGGAAGTGTCAGCTGCGGCGTAAGGCGATAGTGCAGGGAGTTGAGAAGGGGTGGAGGGGGAGGGGCAATATGGGTAGCTTTGAATTAAGGGATATGGTTTggaaataatcaaaatttatgatagCTATTTAGGAAATGCACAAAaataagggttttttttttttttttttatggaaatcaccttatatatatacatatatatatatatatgataatttaattaaaaaaacctATAGTATTTGGTTTTTATCATATGACACTTCCATAATTAGTTTTTATTAAGGGGCACTcctcttaaattatttttaataatatcctTAAATCACATATCCATGAGCTAGTTTTATCCGATCTAACCATCATGATTTAGGTTAAGTTGATTCGGATCCACTCAAATCAAATTTTGTTAAATTTGTGAACGAGTATAATCCAAATATAATATACGTGTAGCTCGAGTATAATTAAGGTATCTTCATCAAACtaattcaaattatttcataaCTACTAACATATGATTCTAAAATATTTGGTAttatgtttttaatttttttatgattttagagtGAATAAATTCTTAAATATGATATCTTTGGGTTGAATTGATGATCAAGTGTAACTCGTTGAATTTTAAAAGCTTTTAAATTTTTTCCAAAATTAGTAGCGTGAGaagataatatatttaatattattttatattttagaatgAATTTTAGATAATTAATTTTTGAAAGAGGATAGTTTAAGGTTGAATATATGATGAATATAACTCGAGTATAACTCTTTaaattttcatcaaatctatCCAAACTTCTTTATAATTATTAAGATGAGATGtaatatatttagtattttttatataaatttaaatgattaatttttaaaataatatatttttgtattgaATCTATGAtcgaatataattttcttttaaggtaatatgtgaggacgaggaggaggaggagggggaaagagagggaagagaacgagggagagggggaggaggcgaTGTTGGGGTTGAAGTGGGAGGATGGGGAGGTGGAGTTAGTGCGAGAGAATGATGATAAGAGATAGGAGGTGACAATAGAGGTTGAGTGCGAAAGGGAGTAGACTGAGAGGGAGTAGACGAAGGTAAAGTGAGAGGAAGAGGAAGTTAAGGGGGAGAGTTAGGAGAAGTAAATCAATAGGGATGAAGAGGAGGTAATAGagtgaaagaagaagaaaaaacaatAGAGATGAAGTGAGAGGAGGAAATGACAAGCCGAACTCCAGTCCAACTGCGACGCCATCTCCTCCCTCATCTCCGCCGCCTCTGCTGCAGCTGCGCTCGTCGTCGCCGTTGCTCCGAGGTTCTTTGTCGTTGAGCTAGCCCTAGCTGCCTCCGTTGCTCTCCAGGGTCTCTGGTCATTCCAGACCGGCCTCTCCCTGTACGTCGAGGCCTTCATTCCCGAGGGCTGCCACCGGTTGCTGGGTCTCCGCAACCTCTCCTCCACCAGGTGTGATATCGAGAGCTCCCGCCTCCGCGCCGCTGCGCTCCTGGACTTGTTCTTCACCCTCCACGCCACCCTCATTGCCATTGTCACATCGATCGTGTATACTACAATGACCAGGGCGTACGGTGGCAATGGGCTCGTCCGGAGGCACAATGGAGGTTCCTACGATGCTCTACTGACGTCATTATCAGACAGGAGTCTGAGGTCTCTCAGATATGGGTCACATTCACATGAAGGCACTCTCCAACAGCTCAACGCAGGCCCGAGATAAGTTCTATCTTTATCCCCTCTTCTCTCTTGGTTTAAGTCCTGGGAATGTTTAGTATGTAGTTGAACTAAATTGCAATATCCATtgacaaaaagggaaaaaaatagaAAGCAATCAGTTGTTTGGGGGAATTTACGTTGCGATTATACATGCATGTTTGAGGATAGAGGATGTTACTTTAGGTGTTGAAATTCTCCATCATGATTGCCTCAACATCATGATCAGCAGTTTTGAACAGGTTTTGATGAACATTTGAGCTTGTTTCTCCACGTTTGTCAATCCTCTTGTTGCTTGAAATTTCCAACATCAGCAAGTTTTTGCAAATCTGTAGTAAACCTTTCTGGAAAAGAATTAGCATGTCGCGAAGATATTACTTGTTTCATAAAGTGCAGAGTGTTTAGAAAAACTGAACATAGACCAATTTAATTTCGGTTCATGATAACTATTTTTTTCTCCTGTTGGTCTTTTGAACTAGAATATAATAGTATCATAGATTTTGTTAtttattcttcttcctctctctctctctctctctctctctctctatctatctatctatctatctatctattgctccttttttttttctgttagaaATGGAGGTTTCCAACAATTTACGATAACTTGTGTGATATGCATCTCAATACCAGATTTGGTTTTTAGATTGGGGGCATTGGGCACCATCTAGGGGCTTGTTGATAGCGGCTCAACCAAAGATTTAAGAAGGATTTTACTCTAGGCTCAAGTCGAAAAGACTAGGGAACAAGTGTCTTCAGTAGTATATTTGTTCAAATTGTGTTCTCTACTTACGGTATGTTGGAATTATTGTTTGTAATCCTGGAACTTTTGTCTGATATGTTCGAATTGTGGGTCGAGATGTTTTCCTGAAGCATATGTTTAGATTGTTGGAATCATGGTTTGAgttatttttgttgttggaaCTTATGTTGATTTGAGGCTATAAATAGAGGTTTTATGATGTAATTCAGCAAAGAATTATCTTGGAATGAACATTAGTATGTTATTGCCCTCTTAATTCTCTCTTTTCCTTTGTtctttattctttcttttcttccatccTCTCCACTCTCTTATTCCTTCTCCAACTAGGTCACATCACTAGCATACCATCTTTTCTTGTTCCTTTATCAGTCATAACTGATGAATGATGTATTTTGGACAAATAGATTAGTTCTGAAAGCACACAACAACCTTCTTTgggaaaagaaaatgaaggaatttTCTTTAAGTATACACATATGATTGTGGTAGTTGGGCCTGTATTTTAATCATCATTACTAATATACTTTTGCAATAGCCAGATTCAATATCCCtaagtgtaaaaaaaaaaaatcttctttttaatgAGTGTAGCATTTTTATCTTTCAGATGCTCCTTTTTGTGCTTATGACCTCTTTAGGTTCAAAACTTGTGAATAATAACTTGCACTTCATAGATAACTTTATGAACTTGGTTGAAGTTTTCCAAATGTACCTATGTAGCATCTCCATTTTGTATACCTAAATCTATGTCACTAATTTTGTTTTCCTCAGCCCTCTGTTCTTGTTTAATTACATTGAGAAATTTAGCAATTATTTTGCTATCAACTATCAATCTGTTttataatttgttttgatgtttgtGATTCTTATTTAAGATCATCAATACTGTCCCAATGCTTGACAAAACTTTTTGTaagtgttcaaaaaaaaaaacctgcTTTCTTCAGACAGACACATGCATACATAGATTCTATTTCTACATGTCCAAATTCAGTGATAAATATTTGATTAAttatgtttgttgaattataatatatgTCCATAACCATGATATTCTCTTCACAGTTTAATTTATACACCTAGTCATATCTTTTGTGGTCAAGACAAATTTATGCAATGGATTTTGGCAAATATTTTAATTCAAAtgcttgtttctttctttcttttcaaattagattatgattgtgcctgtgatttttatattttttttacttacatatatatatatatatatatatatatatatatatatatatatatatattctgttaCAGTTTAAGTTTTTTCTTAGTCAGATACATATcactaagttttgcttcttggatTATGCACATCATGAATGTTGAACCTTTTCAGTAGTTATCTAACTTCATATCTTGTTACTTGTACCATTTACCATTTGGATCAAGCATGTCTTTGTTCCAGGTCTATATGAGTAGGCAATGAAATgatcataaaataatatttaagatggtatgaatatattttaattttaaaagtgAAACAATTAATATTAATGATACAATGAGAGAGAGATTTGTAAGAACCTAGAAATTTTTTACtagaaattataaattaaaaaataaatgttcttgatttaaTCAAGAATATTGTTTTTCAGAGTTCAATAACTGTATAATCAATCAATCCTACATAATCAATACATTATAGCTGCTTGTTGTTGTTTGTTGGATACATTAGAAGGCGGTGTCATAATAATGAACTGCATGTTTGATTATCAAAAGGAAAATTATATGTGTATTTAATCAAAATAGTTCCTCAATTAGCCAATTTACAGAATGCCAAATTCTCCTTAAATATGCTGAAAAAAAGGCTCATAAATCACCTAAAATCGAATGATCAAATGCTCCAAACATAGCAATTTTCTTTGATCAAGATTAAGCTTTAAAAAATCAGAATCTAATGGCTAAAATAAAGTCGATATTGATCTTTATTGGATCCCACAACACTTATCTAGCCATCATGATCATGCATCATCAACATTTATTGTCTTGGAGTTCAAATAATGGCcagaaatgcaaaaaaaaaaaaaaaaaaaattctatttcttaagaacaCAAAAAAGGCGGACTGTTTAGTTGGGAAAGACTAATACAAATAAATAAACCGAAGCAAATTATGGGCAAGTGGTTTGTACCCGCATGTCAATTGGAAACCTTTTCAGTGGGACCCTTCTTAGATTCATCGTTTCTCCAGCAATTATGAGGGTAGAATCCGGGTAACGAGGGAGACATGTACTTCAAGAAAAAGTAGATCATGAACGACACAAGAGAGACTGacccctcttctctctctttcgcgTTGGGAGAGTAGATCGCCCGCTGCGAAGGCAACGTTGCTCTCCGCCGCCCCAGATCTCGTCCCCAGCCCGACGCCTCTGCCGCAGCCGTTGCCGCCTTCTACGTGCCTCATGGGCGCCGCCCAATCCtcctcccaaccccgtctggaggCATCCGACGACGATGACAacgacgaagaggaggaggaggaggaggaggaggaggaggaggaggagggggttgTGCTCTCCAGGAACCCTATCCCATCAAAGGAGAAGGTACTCGAGCAAGAACCTGAGATCCTCCCTTGCCTCGCCGCCGCCTCCCCTCTCTCTCCACAGCCCTCGGCCGCCGGTACCCCCCGCCTGCTCGGCCCTTCCATCAAGGTATGGGACCCCTGCAACGTCCTTCtcctcccgccgccgccgccgctggcgCTTTTCGCCCGCGGCGCCGCCTCCGCGACGGCGGATCGGGTCACCGAGGTGCTCCTGATAGCCCACGGCGAGTGCGCCGCCAGCGTCCGCCCGGATCTGGTCGGTGGTCGGTGGGCAGCGGTAGCGGGGCTGACCCCGAACGGGGAGCGGCAGGCCAGGGCGCTGGCCGTCTTCCTTAAGTCGCAGGGCGTGAGATTTGATGAAGTCTACAGCTCGCCGTTGGATCGGGCGAGAGCCACTGCGGCCTTTGTTTGCCGGGTAAATTCCTCATCCTCTGGTTTTTTTGATTTTGCTTCGCAATCTATAGATCTGCATGCTGGGATTCATTTCTGCTGCCTTCGATGtctcaaaatttgatttttattggCTAAAGATCAAGTTTTCAGTTGAATATCCTTCTTTTTGTTGTAGCTTCTCTGAATCGGGATCGATAAGATCCTTAATTGCTATCTTATACATAAGTTTAAGAAGCACGCACTTGTTTTTATACAGAGTAGCTTAATTGGTTTCTATGACACAAATTTGTCTGTTCCTACTTTTGTCTTCTATAACCAGAGAAATTTCAGCAAATTGTTACAGACATTCCACGAGGAAGCTAACTATATGCGAATGGATTCACTACCCAGGAAATTATCAGTCAGAGACTAAGCATATGAATGTCCGTCTTCCTAAATAGGGCACTTAGTAGGCAAAAGAAGGAAACAAGTGggtttttcttcttgttttaaaCCACCTGTAAGTTTGTCTTTTTTGGACTCCTTTGACTTAAAAATAAGGAGTACTGAGGTGGGATTAAAGAACATATAGTTGTCCACTTCCCATATCTATTAGCATTCCAAATTAAGAGTTCTTACTGGCATTGTAAATatgcatgaaaaatatcaaagttcttgaagaaataatagaaaaaaataaaaagattgatGGAGACATATTGTGACTTGAACTGTTCCAAAGTAGTGGTTTTGTGGAGCTTTTTTCTGCATGGAGATCTCAGCAACTGAAATTCCTTGTATCTAATAGAGATGATAAGTTTCAAATCCTAGAATTGTGCTTATCTTGATTGAACTTAGGTTTCATTCATTTGATTCCATTTCTTTAAAATGTTCATGCGATCATCTGATTATCAACTTAAAcatttgatgatagagtttaattCTATAAAGTCTTTTAAGTTAAACTTTTTGGTCCAGGCTCTTGTCCTTCAGTTGGAATACCAGAATTGATCACATATCTCAGATTGATTGTCTTTGGACCTTGATAATCGTCTAAAACAGGATTTAATTGTTGAAGGGATGATCCAAGACCAGATAAAATCTCTCTTGTCAGCATAGTTAGATGCCAATGTATTGGTGTATAGACATTGTTTACATTTAAGTGAACCTCTCGCTATTCTAGTGCTAAAGAGTAAAGACTAAAGGTTAACTAAAGGAACAACAAACTTGTGCTTCATTGAGCATAAAACTTCATAGTAACACAACCAAAGGATCAGAAAAGCATCAGCAAACATATATTAGAAAATGCTAGCTACATTTCTAATATGTacattcatataaaatattaagGGGGCCCTACATTTGCTTTAGGCAAAGCTTCACTTCCATTTCTTTTGTTAGACCTTGATAAGAGATGACCTTGCCTATAAAGATTGTCATGTGGCTCACATGGATCTACACATCGGCACAGATCGAAACGTATTAGTGCCAGTGAGGTATCAGCACATGTCCTGCCAATTTATGCCACAGGTGTTAACATACGGGTTGGCCAATTATTGGCTGATGTGTACGTAGCATAGGGGTGAATTGACCAGCATGACATGAAGCGACACTGTGCTAGAAAGATATTGACATGCTCTCATGCCACCATACTGCAATATTTGCTTATTTTAGACATCTGTGTTTAGTTCTATTTTTGTCTAGATTCTAAATCTTCCAGATCTGTATAGATTCTTGTATATTGTCTGTGATAATTGCTTCAtaccttttcttctcttttggctATTTTAGCATGTTGTGGAAATGTAATCTCCATCATTATAATCTTTAGTGCTCCAAACATTCATGATGTTGTAATGTGGCAATTTATTATACCGCAAAAAGCAACCTAGAAAAACATACACaaagtaaaataaaataacatggtTATTGTTAAACATTAAAATGAAGTTTAGTCCAATTAGAACTTAAGTTTACTTGGAAGGTGCTGGGATTTCCTCCATTTAATAATAGATCAGCAAATTCTAATTTAAACAGTATGGATTCATTTGGATGCAATGCTTGATATCTTATGTTAGGGTTTGCATAGCATGAGTCAGAGAATTTTCTATTTTTCCAGTTGGTGGATTGCTCATCAATTTGCCATGGAACTGTGCAGGAGCTCGGTTTTGCTGAGGAGCAGATACGATTGTCTGATGCATTGTTTGAGATAAGTCAAGGCCAGTGGGAGGGTTGTCTTCGGTCAGAAGTTTACTCCCCTGAAATGGTTAATTTGATTGACAGAACACAGCCTGATTTTTGTGCTCCTTCAGGAGAATCACTCAGGCAGGTGGTATTTCGGATGGTTGAATTTCTCAACAGGACAGTCCTAAGATTGCCTGAAAAGCTGGCAGTGACAGATACATCAATCCATCAAAATGAGTTAAAGGCACTCTCACGTAACAGCTCATCCAATTCAGTACAGGACCGAGACGGGCCACACTGGGATTTGCTGTACAGGCTCAATCGACCATCTCTTCAGAGGAAGAAATCTGGTAAGAGCAGACTTCAGTTTGTCACCACTGGAGACAACGAGACCGATGAGGAGTTCTCCCCCAGAGAAGTCACTCCAGGAAACCTCCTTCCTGATGGTAGTAGAAACCCTATTTTTTCCATCGGGATCTTCACTCACGCAATTCCAATTAAATGCCTTCTCACTGGCCTGCTGGATTGCAGTCCTGCGATGTCTCATAAAATATCCATCGATGATTCTTCCATGACAGCCCTGCATCATTCGCTAAGAACCGGATGGCAGATAAAGAGGCTCAATGATACAGCACATCTCAGGCTTCTTTAAACTATGATAAAGGATGATATACCAGGACATATATCTGCCTTTCTGGCTGTATTCTTGCTAAGTTATGCTTTGTGATGTGAATGAAGATGTTTCATGACTTTTGGTCATGTGAGATGACCTCACTGATGTTTAGTGCTGGAAATTGTTCCAAATCGAGACGAAAGCCGGATATCATGAAGATTCGAAAGCAAAACCGTGCTGCACAGGAAGTAAGcttgtttgtatttactttgtatGTCC
This genomic stretch from Musa acuminata AAA Group cultivar baxijiao chromosome BXJ3-9, Cavendish_Baxijiao_AAA, whole genome shotgun sequence harbors:
- the LOC135650240 gene encoding uncharacterized protein LOC135650240, translated to MGAAQSSSQPRLEASDDDDNDEEEEEEEEEEEEEEGVVLSRNPIPSKEKVLEQEPEILPCLAAASPLSPQPSAAGTPRLLGPSIKVWDPCNVLLLPPPPPLALFARGAASATADRVTEVLLIAHGECAASVRPDLVGGRWAAVAGLTPNGERQARALAVFLKSQGVRFDEVYSSPLDRARATAAFVCRELGFAEEQIRLSDALFEISQGQWEGCLRSEVYSPEMVNLIDRTQPDFCAPSGESLRQVVFRMVEFLNRTVLRLPEKLAVTDTSIHQNELKALSRNSSSNSVQDRDGPHWDLLYRLNRPSLQRKKSGKSRLQFVTTGDNETDEEFSPREVTPGNLLPDGSRNPIFSIGIFTHAIPIKCLLTGLLDCSPAMSHKISIDDSSMTALHHSLRTGWQIKRLNDTAHLRLL
- the LOC135649133 gene encoding uncharacterized protein LOC135649133, which produces MLGLKWEDGEVELSNCDAISSLISAASAAAALVVAVAPRFFVVELALAASVALQGLWSFQTGLSLYVEAFIPEGCHRLLGLRNLSSTRCDIESSRLRAAALLDLFFTLHATLIAIVTSIVYTTMTRAYGGNGLVRRHNGGSYDALLTSLSDRSLRSLRYGSHSHEGTLQQLNAGPR